In the Methanococcoides sp. LMO-2 genome, one interval contains:
- a CDS encoding sugar phosphate isomerase/epimerase family protein, whose amino-acid sequence MMIGASSFAGELKELDDHVQSVELYMPKLGVYEGSKLQKDRLEMILDELSTYDLQTSMHAHYFADVPTYPKELVVDTASMDEMHFSLMEECIELAGRLGTKAVVMHPGRVGDDRQASLKRMVSNLEQLAAFASENNVMLGLENKEATDPGNLCCEAEELLMVVDAVDSPNLGVTFDVGHANLTCEGDPEKLAAFVKTISDHVVHVHLHDNYGYWTSNYDGDEHMAPGSGNIDYSVLKGLKGYKGIYNLEVFSMDDVLAGKKVIGEYVMP is encoded by the coding sequence ATGATGATAGGTGCGTCTTCCTTTGCAGGTGAGCTAAAGGAACTGGATGATCATGTACAGTCAGTTGAACTTTATATGCCAAAACTTGGTGTCTATGAAGGTTCGAAACTTCAGAAGGACAGGCTTGAGATGATTCTGGATGAGCTTTCAACATATGACCTGCAAACATCCATGCACGCGCACTATTTTGCGGACGTCCCCACATATCCCAAAGAATTGGTTGTGGACACCGCTTCAATGGACGAAATGCACTTTTCCCTTATGGAGGAGTGTATAGAACTTGCAGGAAGACTTGGTACAAAAGCGGTTGTAATGCATCCGGGGAGAGTCGGGGATGACAGGCAAGCCTCCCTGAAAAGGATGGTCTCCAACCTTGAGCAGCTTGCTGCATTTGCATCCGAGAACAACGTTATGCTCGGTCTTGAGAACAAGGAAGCGACCGACCCCGGCAACCTTTGCTGTGAAGCTGAAGAGCTGTTAATGGTGGTCGATGCGGTAGATTCCCCGAATCTCGGGGTCACTTTTGATGTAGGCCATGCAAATCTTACGTGTGAAGGCGATCCTGAAAAGCTGGCTGCTTTTGTAAAGACCATCTCAGATCATGTGGTACATGTTCACCTGCATGACAATTATGGTTACTGGACCTCCAATTATGACGGCGACGAACACATGGCGCCTGGAAGCGGTAACATCGATTATTCTGTCCTTAAAGGGCTTAAAGGTTACAAGGGGATATACAACCTGGAAGTGTTTTCCATGGATGATGTCCTTGCCGGGAAAAAAGTGATAGGCGAATATGTAATGCCTTAA